From Chitinophagales bacterium, the proteins below share one genomic window:
- a CDS encoding transcription antitermination protein NusB yields the protein MISRRSIRIKVLQAIYSQLLLQNEDAAAAQEVYDKSIEDVIEVNLVYLLYFYETFKYIEEYSKQKSQMHLLSEEEKKVNTSLLDSELFIYLKDNEQFHKLVKKYKLGQYIQSEYVRKLFNELLATQEYKEFTLKRKPQTEYNLYNAFFKKILFKNEDLIDYLESYYANIDEDADLVHFTLKRTIKSVIEGKPLEISYGINEMKELKEFAYNLIKVTLEQHQEYMKLIKPKLKGWDAERIPILDMTIIKMAISEMLHFPTIPLKVSVNEYIDLTKLFCSEKSKDFVNGIMDRIMRDLQFQGKILKTGRGLE from the coding sequence ATGATCAGTAGAAGAAGTATTCGCATCAAGGTACTGCAGGCTATCTATAGTCAGCTATTATTACAAAATGAAGATGCCGCCGCAGCCCAAGAGGTTTATGATAAGAGCATCGAAGATGTCATAGAAGTGAATCTAGTATATCTCTTGTATTTCTATGAGACGTTTAAATATATCGAGGAATATTCTAAGCAGAAAAGCCAGATGCATTTATTATCTGAGGAAGAAAAAAAGGTCAATACCAGTCTTTTGGACTCCGAATTGTTCATATATTTAAAGGATAATGAGCAGTTTCACAAATTGGTGAAGAAATATAAGCTGGGACAGTATATTCAGTCAGAGTATGTGCGTAAATTATTTAATGAGCTCCTAGCTACACAGGAATATAAGGAATTTACACTTAAGCGTAAACCTCAGACAGAGTATAATCTCTACAATGCTTTTTTCAAGAAAATACTTTTCAAGAACGAAGACTTGATTGATTATTTAGAGTCCTATTATGCCAATATCGATGAAGATGCAGACCTGGTTCATTTTACGCTTAAGCGCACTATTAAATCAGTCATAGAAGGCAAGCCACTAGAAATATCCTATGGTATCAATGAAATGAAAGAACTCAAAGAATTTGCCTATAATCTGATAAAAGTAACCTTAGAACAGCATCAGGAGTATATGAAACTTATCAAGCCTAAGCTGAAAGGCTGGGATGCGGAGCGTATTCCGATTCTCGATATGACGATTATCAAAATGGCTATCAGTGAAATGCTTCATTTTCCTACCATTCCGCTCAAAGTCAGTGTGAATGAGTATATAGACCTCACAAAACTCTTCTGTTCGGAAAAAAGCAAAGACTTCGTCAATGGTATCATGGATAGAATCATGCGAGACTTGCAGTTTCAAGGGAAGATATTGAAGACGGGGAGAGGGCTGGAGTAG
- a CDS encoding DUF721 domain-containing protein, with protein sequence MKRNKEIIKVSDSFDQWLDKNHFKDKSLNIKVTENWQEIVGNTIYHHTTRIDAKLPKIFLKINNSSLKEMLYHDSNLLIDKINNYLGEDCVKEIIFT encoded by the coding sequence ATGAAGCGAAACAAGGAGATTATAAAGGTTTCTGATAGCTTTGATCAATGGTTAGATAAAAATCATTTCAAAGATAAATCTCTCAATATCAAAGTTACAGAAAACTGGCAGGAGATTGTGGGTAATACGATTTACCATCATACCACACGAATAGATGCCAAGTTACCTAAGATTTTTCTCAAGATAAATAATTCTTCCTTGAAAGAAATGCTCTACCACGATAGTAACTTGCTAATAGATAAAATCAATAATTATTTAGGCGAAGATTGTGTAAAAGAGATTATCTTTACTTGA
- a CDS encoding LysM peptidoglycan-binding domain-containing protein, with the protein MIIRRHYSFLLIFSFLTLKISAQTYVHIVTDRDNIYKIARIYGVTPLQILKINKMDTSNFRLMEHSILIVPDKNYNASGSVGKIIKTIQHRIVKGESLYSISRKYGVTVYDLLLINPHLSRGEALPVDEDINIQVTLNAESQYSRQIIYLNGDLYKYNLIEVRDTAEFELVKAFNATLDDRISSIYEEQDLAVSYDSFPYPDDDSDIMTRLIYHLVKNGADSSVDKQIWLDSLYEEVFYVGSELNEKKINTDAVFLSNAFNLLAKLNKANPNNDFLFGLRSVLYYWLENYEKSIIFTDEALGLNPNCESAIIVRAAMGQIDNHIPYAKELYKKVDMMRPGRDFITYNLGSLHYADNDFVPAIEYYSKLAAKKHRLAPEINFRIGHSYVLNGNDDLGCEYLRASEKERFHRALSIRARLCR; encoded by the coding sequence ATGATTATCCGTCGACACTATAGCTTTTTATTGATATTCAGTTTTCTTACACTTAAAATTAGCGCTCAGACCTACGTTCATATCGTCACAGATAGAGATAATATCTATAAAATAGCTAGAATCTATGGTGTAACCCCTCTACAGATTTTAAAGATTAATAAAATGGATACCTCCAACTTCAGACTTATGGAGCATTCTATTTTAATAGTGCCAGATAAAAACTATAATGCGAGTGGCAGTGTAGGTAAAATTATAAAAACGATTCAGCATCGCATAGTCAAAGGAGAATCTTTGTATTCGATATCCCGGAAATACGGAGTCACTGTTTATGATTTACTATTAATCAATCCCCATTTGAGTAGAGGTGAAGCCTTACCTGTCGATGAAGATATTAATATTCAAGTAACCTTGAACGCAGAATCCCAATATAGTCGTCAGATTATTTATTTAAATGGTGACTTGTATAAATACAATCTCATAGAAGTGAGAGATACTGCAGAGTTCGAACTAGTCAAGGCGTTTAATGCCACCTTAGATGACAGAATATCCTCTATTTATGAAGAGCAAGACCTCGCAGTAAGCTACGACTCCTTTCCTTATCCCGATGATGATAGTGATATCATGACTAGGCTCATTTATCATTTGGTAAAAAATGGAGCAGACTCTTCGGTAGATAAGCAAATATGGCTAGATTCGCTCTATGAAGAGGTCTTTTATGTAGGCTCCGAACTCAATGAAAAAAAGATCAATACCGATGCCGTCTTTTTATCTAACGCATTTAACCTTTTAGCAAAATTAAATAAGGCTAATCCTAATAATGACTTTCTTTTCGGCTTGAGAAGCGTCCTTTACTATTGGTTAGAAAATTATGAGAAATCAATCATATTTACCGATGAGGCACTAGGTTTAAATCCAAACTGTGAATCGGCAATTATCGTGCGTGCTGCTATGGGTCAGATCGATAATCATATCCCCTATGCCAAAGAACTTTATAAAAAAGTAGATATGATGCGACCAGGTAGAGACTTTATCACCTACAATCTAGGCTCACTGCATTATGCTGATAATGATTTCGTACCCGCGATAGAATATTATAGCAAATTAGCTGCCAAAAAGCATCGATTAGCTCCTGAAATCAATTTTAGAATAGGACATTCTTATGTATTAAATGGAAACGATGACCTAGGCTGTGAATACCTAAGAGCCTCCGAGAAAGAAAGATTTCATCGAGCACTATCTATCAGGGCAAGGTTGTGTAGATAG
- a CDS encoding glycosyltransferase family 1 protein, which produces MNIGIFTYGTRGDLQPYVALALGLMVKGHKVTLSATEDFKDFVEGFGVAFQPLWGNAETMMNSKEGKSILQTENSIKLMKYYFKVLHDNRKPLRKSYFEAISKVDFIIANSMTLPIVSAIAEKQNKKVALTYFMPPVVPTAEFPLGDFDFFNFSWYNKLTYKIAQAFFWKFIKQDTNEYRKELCLPELKESLVTYLDKQKILDLYCLSQSLIPQPKDWESHHKITGFINIPKQKRDTHFADQTPTKLVDWLSNGEKPVYIGFGSNGVGNTEKFSKILTQILEKTNERILFCTGWSLFDHLPEHKNLFVTKYVNHETILPLCKLGVFHGGAGTLATMLRHNLPVIIVSFYTDQPTWGKIAERKKLGVHIPVKTLSADNLISAIQEVQADEIKNNVKTVGQQIRDENGLDNAITEIEKYFSDK; this is translated from the coding sequence ATGAACATAGGAATATTTACATACGGAACAAGAGGTGACTTACAACCATATGTTGCGTTGGCTCTTGGACTTATGGTCAAAGGACATAAGGTAACACTCTCTGCAACGGAGGATTTTAAAGACTTTGTTGAAGGATTTGGAGTTGCATTTCAGCCACTTTGGGGAAATGCAGAAACGATGATGAACTCAAAAGAAGGAAAAAGCATATTGCAGACAGAAAACTCAATAAAACTAATGAAGTATTATTTCAAAGTACTTCACGACAATAGAAAACCTTTGAGAAAAAGCTATTTTGAGGCTATTTCGAAAGTTGATTTTATCATTGCAAACTCAATGACACTTCCAATTGTAAGTGCTATTGCTGAAAAACAGAATAAGAAAGTGGCATTAACTTATTTTATGCCACCAGTAGTTCCAACGGCTGAATTTCCATTAGGCGATTTTGACTTTTTCAACTTTTCTTGGTACAACAAACTTACGTACAAAATTGCACAAGCTTTCTTTTGGAAATTCATAAAACAAGATACAAACGAGTATAGAAAAGAACTTTGTTTGCCTGAATTAAAAGAGAGTTTGGTAACATATCTTGACAAACAAAAAATTTTGGACTTATACTGTTTAAGTCAGTCATTAATTCCACAACCAAAAGATTGGGAAAGCCACCATAAAATCACAGGGTTTATAAATATTCCAAAACAAAAGAGAGACACACATTTTGCAGACCAAACGCCGACAAAACTTGTGGATTGGCTATCTAATGGCGAAAAACCAGTCTATATTGGTTTCGGAAGTAATGGAGTTGGAAATACAGAAAAGTTTTCTAAAATCTTGACACAAATTTTAGAGAAAACCAATGAACGGATTTTGTTTTGTACAGGTTGGTCGCTGTTTGACCATTTACCAGAACATAAAAATTTATTTGTAACCAAATATGTCAATCACGAAACGATTTTACCACTGTGCAAACTAGGAGTATTTCATGGTGGAGCAGGAACTTTGGCAACAATGTTAAGACACAATTTACCTGTAATCATTGTTTCGTTTTATACAGATCAACCCACTTGGGGAAAAATAGCAGAGCGCAAGAAATTAGGAGTTCATATACCCGTAAAAACTTTATCGGCTGACAACCTAATTTCAGCTATTCAAGAAGTACAAGCAGACGAGATTAAAAATAATGTTAAGACAGTTGGACAACAAATCAGAGACGAAAACGGACTTGACAATGCCATAACTGAAATTGAAAAATACTTTAGTGATAAATAA